The Solidesulfovibrio fructosivorans JJ] nucleotide sequence CTCGATGTCCCAGCCGCCAGGGACCCAGTCCGTGGCCGAGATGCGGATGCCGAGGATACGGTTTCGGGGCAGCGCCTTGCGCACGGCTTTGACGATGCGCAGCGGGAAGCACATGCGGTTTTCGAGGCTGCCGCCGCAGTCGTCGTCGCGGGTGTTGGAAAGCGGCGAGAGGAACTGGTGCAGCAGGTAGCCGTGGGCGCAGTGGATTTCCACGCCGGCCAGATCCAGGGCGTCGGCGCGCTTGGCGGCGTCGACGAAGGCTTGCTCGATGCGGTCGAGTCCGGCGGCGTCAAGGGCGTGGGGCGGGATTTCTTCCGGTTCGTAAGGGATGGCCGAGGGGGCTTCGGGCGCCCAGCCGCCATGGTCCGGGGGGATTTGCGCGCCGCCTTCCCAGGGGTTGGCCGTGGAGGCCTTGCGGCCGGCGTGGGCAAGCTGCACCAGGATGGGGATGGACGCGCAGGCCCGCACGGCGGTCAGCGTGCGGCGCAGGGAGTCTTCGTGGGCTTTGGACCACAGGCCCAGGTCCTGGGCCGAGATGCGGCCCTGGGGTTCCACGGCCGTGGCTTCGATGATGAGCGCGCCGGCCCCGGATATGGCCAAATGGCCGAGGTGCATGGCGTGCCAGTAGGTGGGGTGGCCGTTTTCGGCCGAGTATTGGCACATGGGCGCGATGATGATGCGGTTTTTAAGCGTTCGCGGCCCGATTTTGACGGGAGAGAAAAGAACACTCATGGGTAGGCCTCCGGATGTTTGCCTTTTTGTAGCGCCGGCGGCGGCGGGCAACAAGGGGAGGACGCGTTTTTTGCGGGGCTACAAAATAAGCAGGGCGGAGAGCAGCGCCAGGCCCAGGGCCGCGCCGCACAGGGCGGGCGTATTGGGAACGAGGCCGCGCCGGATGTCCCGCGAGGGATAGAGGGCCAGGGCGTCGCCGACCAGCCAGGCCGCGGCCAGGGCCGGAAGATGGGGAAAGAGGTTTCCCGCCACGCCCTGGTAGGCGAGCAGCAGCCCCAGGAACGCGCCGGCTTCGGCCATACCGATGGCGAGGTCCCGGGACTGGTCTTCGCGCAATCCCGGCAACGTGACGCGTCCGGCCAGGGCGGCGACGGCCGCGATGCAAACGGCCAGGTAGGTGAGCGCCGTGGCCACCGCCCGCGCGCCGCCGCCGAGGACCGTGCCGATGGCCGCCGGAACGGCGGGGACGGCCGACACCGGGCATTGCCATTGCCAGGCGGCCAGGCGCGTTTCGAGAAGCCCCGATACGGGCAGCAGCAGCACGAAGCCGAGGGCCATGACCGACAGCCATGTTTCGGGTCCCCGGCCGCCCGGCGATCCGGCGGCGCAGAGGATGCCGGCCACGCAGCAGGCAAGCCCCATGTCCAGGCTGGCGTTGAGCGGCGTGAGCTTGGGGATGGCGACGAACTGGACGAAAAGCGCGCCCAGGGCGGCCGCGCCGGCCAGGGCGGCGGGCAGGCGGGCGGCATTTTTTCCTTCCTGGCGGCAGCCGACCGTGCCGGTCAGCATCCAGACGAGCCCAAGGCACAGCCCCGAGGGCACGAACGCGCCGATGGCGGCGCCGCTTACGGCCAGGGGCGAGAGGGCGGTCGCGCCGCCGACGATGGCGCCCGGCCGGGCCAGGCGCGGCAACAGCAGGGAAAGGGGCAGGATGATGGCGAGAAACCCCAGCGCCGGCCCGAGGCTGTCCGCCGGGTCGCGGTCGGGCCAGAGCCGGCCGGGCAGGGCCGCGCCCACGGCGATGGCCAGGGGGAGCAGGGCCATGGCCGCCCCCATGGCGGCTTCGTTGCCGCAGTAGGCGAGCAGCAGTTCGCGCAGAAGCAGGCAGGTCGCGCCGGCCCCGGCGAATCCCAGGGCCAGGGCGGCGGGCAGGGGCCGTCCGGTGTGAGGCGTTTGGGTCGTCATAAAAAGAGCTTGCAGAAGCGGGCAAAGAGGGTTGTCGCTTCGTCCGGC carries:
- a CDS encoding NADH:flavin oxidoreductase/NADH oxidase, which codes for MSVLFSPVKIGPRTLKNRIIIAPMCQYSAENGHPTYWHAMHLGHLAISGAGALIIEATAVEPQGRISAQDLGLWSKAHEDSLRRTLTAVRACASIPILVQLAHAGRKASTANPWEGGAQIPPDHGGWAPEAPSAIPYEPEEIPPHALDAAGLDRIEQAFVDAAKRADALDLAGVEIHCAHGYLLHQFLSPLSNTRDDDCGGSLENRMCFPLRIVKAVRKALPRNRILGIRISATDWVPGGWDIEDSVAFAREIKKLGCDYIHVSSGGLSPKQQIPLAPGYQAPFAERIRRETGLPTIAVGLITDPALAETIVVTGQADMVALARGMLYDPRWPWHAAAALGDKVDAPDQYLRCEPHGLKGLFRR